The following proteins are encoded in a genomic region of Glycine soja cultivar W05 chromosome 17, ASM419377v2, whole genome shotgun sequence:
- the LOC114393953 gene encoding histone H3.3 produces MARTKQTARKSTGGKAPRKQLATKAARKSAPTTGGVKKPHRYRPGTVALREIRKYQKSTELLIRKLPFQRLVREIAQDFKTDLRFQSHAVLALQEAAEAYLVGLFEDTNLCAIHAKRVTIMPKDIQLARRIRGERA; encoded by the exons ATGGCTCGTACCAAGCAAACCGCTCGCAAATCCACCGGTGGAAAGGCTCCTAGGAAGCAACTCGCCACCAag GCTGCAAGGAAATCTGCACCGACAACCGGTGGAGTCAAGAAGCCTCATCGCTATCGCCCTGGAACTGTTGCTCTTCG TGAGATCCGAAAATACCAAAAGAGCACAGAGCTTCTGATCCGCAAGCTCCCCTTCCAGCGTCTTGTTCGTGAAATTGCGCAAGACTTCAAG ACCGATTTGAGGTTCCAGAGTCACGCTGTTCTTGCGCTTCAGGAAGCTGCGGAGGCTTACTTGGTGGGTTTGTTTGAGGACACCAACTTGTGTGCGATTCACGCCAAGAGGGTGACCATCATGCCAAAGGACATTCAACTCGCACGCCGCATCCGTGGAGAACGTGCTTAG